Proteins encoded in a region of the Salinibacter grassmerensis genome:
- a CDS encoding FliH/SctL family protein has protein sequence MGRVIKNAETSEVTSVSLDEEVLAEGADRIPAEQVERTESDDEEAEPDDVVPQGRILQAGEAGRSPEPVTVRPEEITIQEGSGNEPTAPSGTDDTDAPPADGEKADQEKADQEETGPTRTDAEWQEHLEEKVEAARAEGYEEGHDDGYEAGYDDGYEEAESTAQAEFEETRQQLLEDAARFEEIWETYIDDVESEIVELSLDLAETIVDAPLTETMRQASEEAVIEAVTELAGTPPVTIRLHPVDCQRVRESGLVTRLQENYEGLTLEPEPDFEEGDWSVSSPTGVVRRLRAEVLETLRGELRHATTESDADPVSDRT, from the coding sequence ATGGGACGTGTTATCAAAAATGCGGAGACGTCAGAGGTGACGTCCGTCTCGCTCGATGAGGAGGTTCTTGCGGAGGGGGCCGACCGGATCCCTGCTGAGCAGGTGGAGCGGACGGAGTCCGACGATGAGGAGGCCGAGCCGGACGACGTTGTCCCGCAGGGGCGTATCCTGCAGGCCGGAGAGGCCGGCCGGTCGCCCGAGCCGGTGACGGTGCGCCCGGAGGAGATAACCATCCAGGAGGGATCGGGGAACGAACCGACGGCGCCCTCGGGGACGGACGACACAGATGCCCCGCCGGCCGACGGGGAAAAGGCCGACCAGGAAAAGGCCGACCAGGAGGAAACTGGGCCCACCCGGACCGACGCGGAGTGGCAGGAGCACCTGGAAGAGAAGGTGGAGGCGGCCCGGGCCGAGGGATACGAAGAGGGCCACGATGACGGCTACGAGGCCGGATACGACGACGGATACGAGGAGGCGGAGTCGACCGCACAGGCCGAGTTTGAAGAGACGCGCCAGCAGCTACTGGAGGACGCGGCCCGTTTCGAAGAGATCTGGGAGACGTACATCGACGACGTTGAGTCGGAGATTGTCGAGCTATCCCTCGACCTGGCCGAGACCATCGTCGATGCGCCACTTACGGAGACGATGCGGCAGGCCTCGGAGGAGGCGGTCATCGAGGCCGTAACCGAGCTGGCCGGCACCCCACCGGTGACGATTCGACTACACCCGGTCGACTGCCAGCGGGTTCGAGAGTCAGGACTCGTGACGCGGCTGCAAGAAAACTACGAGGGGCTCACCCTGGAGCCGGAGCCCGACTTTGAGGAGGGAGACTGGAGCGTCTCGTCCCCGACCGGCGTTGTGCGACGCCTGCGGGCGGAGGTGCTGGAGACGCTCCGGGGCGAGCTCCGGCACGCCACGACGGAGTCGGATGCCGATCCGGTCTCCGACCGCACGTAG
- the fliG gene encoding flagellar motor switch protein FliG, with the protein MSSPGSSGMSGEEGGAVAPTPSPDSSQGTALPDDPEDLTGAQKAATLLIALGVETASDVLKHLNDKEVEKVSVEVARMRNASSELVEEVLLEYRDVARAQDYVTKGGVDYAREVLNEALGDRRAEEVMMRVEAAMEVSAFHLLQTVETDQLTGFLRREHPQTAALILAHLNPRKAAEIISGLEEELQSEIMYRLATIGNTSPEMINDIEEVIRNQLGSVIGAETSVMGGIEQAAEILNTTSRSSEKSILDNLRDRSEELASDIKNLMFVFDDLTKIRAEDLQKVLMEVDQDDLAHALKGASDALEEKVMRNVSDRVAESLEEEIELLGRVRVSDVEEAQNRILEIAQELEEKDEIALSSASEEAVIE; encoded by the coding sequence ATGAGCTCACCTGGCTCCTCCGGCATGTCCGGAGAAGAGGGAGGCGCTGTGGCCCCGACCCCCAGCCCGGACAGCTCGCAGGGCACGGCTCTCCCCGACGACCCCGAAGACCTCACCGGGGCACAGAAGGCCGCCACGCTCCTCATCGCCCTCGGCGTGGAAACGGCCAGTGACGTGCTCAAGCACCTCAACGACAAGGAGGTAGAAAAGGTATCCGTCGAGGTGGCCCGGATGCGCAACGCGTCCAGCGAGCTGGTAGAGGAGGTGCTCCTGGAGTACCGGGACGTCGCACGCGCCCAGGACTATGTCACGAAGGGCGGGGTGGACTACGCCCGTGAGGTGCTTAACGAGGCCCTGGGCGACCGCCGGGCCGAAGAGGTAATGATGCGGGTGGAGGCGGCCATGGAGGTCTCGGCCTTTCACCTGTTGCAGACGGTCGAGACGGATCAGCTTACCGGCTTCCTCCGGCGCGAACACCCCCAGACCGCCGCGCTCATTCTCGCCCACCTCAACCCTCGCAAGGCCGCCGAGATTATCTCGGGGCTGGAGGAAGAACTACAGAGCGAAATCATGTACCGCCTGGCGACGATCGGCAATACGTCCCCCGAGATGATCAACGACATCGAAGAGGTCATTCGGAACCAGCTCGGGTCCGTCATCGGCGCCGAGACGAGTGTCATGGGGGGCATCGAGCAGGCCGCCGAGATTCTAAACACGACGAGCCGCTCCTCCGAGAAGAGCATCCTCGACAACCTCCGGGATCGGTCCGAGGAATTGGCCTCCGACATCAAGAACCTCATGTTCGTCTTCGATGACCTGACGAAGATCCGGGCGGAGGATCTCCAGAAGGTGCTCATGGAGGTGGACCAGGACGACCTGGCCCACGCCCTCAAGGGAGCGTCCGATGCGCTGGAGGAAAAGGTCATGCGCAACGTGAGCGACCGGGTGGCCGAGTCCCTCGAGGAGGAGATCGAGCTGCTCGGCCGCGTCCGGGTGAGCGACGTTGAAGAGGCCCAGAATCGCATCCTGGAGATTGCGCAGGAGCTCGAAGAGAAGGACGAAATCGCGCTGTCTAGTGCCTCCGAGGAGGCAGTTATCGAGTAG